In the genome of Pseudomonas fluorescens, the window AGGTTTGATGAATGATGCTGTAGCGCGTGAACGAAGCCATTTCGACGACGGCCTTGACCTTGTTCTCGAACAGGATCGGCAACACGATGATATTCAGCGGGGCGGCCGCACCCAGTCCCGATGAAATCGCGACGTAATTGGCGGGTACATCGGTCAACAGGATGCGCCGCTTCTCGTAAGCGCATTGCCCGACCAGGCCCTCGCCGAGCCGCCACTCATCGTTCACATTGATGTTGCCCTTGTACGCATAAGCGGACAGCAGTTTGAGTTTCGCAGGATCGGGCGGGCTCTCGTTCATCATGTAGAACACACCGTGCTGGGCGTTGATCAGCGGAGCCAGTTCAGACAGCACCATCTTGGAGACTGCCGCCAGATCGCGCTGGCCCTGCAGCAGGCGGTTGAATTTCGCGAGATTGCTCTTGAGCCAGTCCTGCTCCGCGTTTTGCCGCGTGGTTTCGCGCAGGTTGCGGATCATCTCGTTGACGTTGTCCTTCAATTCCGCCACTTCACCCTTTGCTTCCACCTCCACGTAACGAGTCAGATCGCCCTTGGTCACGGCAGTCGCCACGTCGGCAATTGCGCGCACCTGATTGGTCAGGTTGGCCGCCAGACCGTTCACGTTGTCGGTCAGATCCCGCCAGGTGCCGGCAGCACCCGGCACGTTGGCCTGGCCCCCCAGTTTGCCCTCGACCCCCACTTCACGCGCCACCGAGGTGACCTGATCGGAGAACAGCGCCAGCGTATCGGTCATACCGTTGATGGTGTCGGCCAGTTCGGCGATCTCGCCCTTGGCTTCCAGTGTTAGTTTCTTCTTCATGTCGCCGTTGGCGACTGCGGTCACCACTTTGGCGATGCCTCGCACCTGGCTGGTCAGGTTGGCCGCCATGAAGTTCACGTTTTCGGTCAAATCCCTCCAGGTGCCGGACACGCCTTGCACCTGTGCCTGTCCCCCGAGCTTGCCTTCGGTGCCTACTTCGCGCGCCACCCGCGTCACTTCGGCGGCAAAGCTATTGAGCTGGTCCACCATGGTGTTGATGGTGTTCTTCAGCTCCATGATTTCGCCCTTGGCTTCCACGGTAATCTTGCGCCCCAGGTCGCCTTTGGCTACCGCCGTCGTCACGTCGGCGATGTTGCGGACCTGATTGGTCAGGTTGGCCGCCATGCTGTTGACCGAGTCGGTCAAGTCTTTCCAGGTTCCACCGACGCCCGTCACCCTGGCCTGGCCACCGAGCTTGCCGTCAGTCCCCACTTCGCGAGCCATGCGCGTCACTTCGTCGGCAAAGGTCGAGAGCTGGTCCACCATTGTGTTGATGGTTTCCTTGAGTTGGAGAATTTCACCTTTCGCTTCGGCTGTGATCTTGCGTGACAGGTCGCCGTTGGCCACCGCCGTCGTCACGTCGGCAATGTTGCGCACCTGGGTGGTCAAGTTGGCCGCCATGCCGTTGACCGAATTGGTCAAGTCTTTCCAGGTACCGGACACGCCGGTCACTTCGGCCTGTCCGCCCAGTTTGCCTTCGGTACCGACTTCCAGCGCGACGCGGGTCACTTCCGAGGCAAAGCTGGAGAGCTGGTCGACCATCGTGTTGATGGTGTTTTTCAGTTCGAGAATCTCGCCCTTGGCTTCAACGGTAATTTTCTTGCCGAGGTCGCCGCGCGCCACCGCCGTCGTCACCTGTGCGAGGTTGCGCACCTGGGTGGTCAGGTTCGCCGCCATGCCGTTGACCGATTCGGTCAGGTCGCGCCAGGTGCCTGATACACCGCGCACTTCCGCCTGACCGCCCAACTTGCCTTCGGTACCGACTTCCAGCGCCACGCGGGTCACCTCCGCAGCGAAGCTCGAGAGCTGGCCGACCATCGTGTTGATGGTGTTTTTCAGCTCGAGAATCTCCCCCCTGACTTCGACGGTAATCGTCTTGCCCAGATCGCCTTTGGCCACCGCGGTCGTCACGTAAGCGATGTTGCGCATCTGGGTGGTCAGATTGGCGGCCATGTCGTTGACGGAGTCGGTCAGGTCTTTCCAGGTGCCGGACACCCCTTTGACATTGGCCTGCCCTCCAAGAATCCCTTCAGTGCCGACTTCGCGCGCCACACGGGTCACCTCGGAAGCGAAGGAGCCCAGTCGCGTCACCATGGTGTTCACGATCCTGGCGGATTTGAGGAACTGGCCCCGCAGTTTCAGGCCGTCGAGTACCGGTGGTACCTGCTGGCTCAGATTACCCTCGGCAACCGAACCGATAACGCGAATCATCTCGCTCATCGGGCTGATGAGGTCGCTGGTCAGCGCATTGCTCGAGTTGACGATCTTTTGCCATGAGCCTTTCATCATCGGCAATTCGATACGCTCATCGACCTTGCCCTGCTTGCCGATCAGTCGCGCCACGCGTTCGAATTCGGTGGCGGTGTCGGCCGCCATGTCGATGATCTCGTTGAGCGTGTCGGCGATCTTGCCCGGCATGCCGGTCCAGTCTTCCGGCATACGCGTGGTGAAGTCACCATTGCGCAACGCCTTCAGCGCTGTCAGCAACGTCTTCATGTCGAAAACTTCGATCGGTGTCGTCACTGTGGCCATGTCTATGTCCAGTCAAGATGGATGCCACGCGCAAGGCGTCATGCAGGAGCCGGCATTGCAGTATTGACCATGCTGAAAGCTGAGCGTTGGCTTACGGAATATTAGCAAGGTTGGCGCAATGCCCCGGATCCTGGGGAAATTGCCCGGGAACAGGCCGTTCCAACCGACTGCACCCGCAGTCCGGAGAAGTGGGCACTAACGCCTGAGGCAAAAGTGCAAGTGTGCTCTGCGCCTGCTAACGTCAAGCTCTGCAGCAGATTCCATGGCTTGCTGGCTACTGCCGAATGGAAAATACAGATGATTGACCACAAAATCAGAGTCTTGCTGGTGGATGATCACAGCATCGTGCGTAATGGCGTGCGACGCATGTTGGAGACTGCCGGCGAGATCGACGTAACGGGCGAAGCCGCGACGGCACAAGACGCAATGCTCCTGGTCCGGGAGCAGGATTTCGACGTGGCGCTGGTCGATATTCAGCTGCCCGACAAGACCGGCCTGCAACTCCTCAAGCTCATGCGTGCAGAGAAACCCAAGCTCGCCGTTCTGATGCTGAGCATGCATTCGGTCGAGGCCTATGCGTTACGCGCAATCAAGCACGGCGCAGCGGGATACCTCACCAAGGATATTTCCGCAGCCACCTTGGTTACGGCAGTTCGCAAGGTGGCCTCAGGCGGCAAGCACGTCAGTCCTGAGCTGGCAGAAAAACTGGTCAACGCTATCGGCAGAGGCGACGGGGCACCCCACGAAGCGCTATCCGACCGGGAGCTTGAAGTACTAAAGCTCCTCGCTTCAGGCGAGAGAATTGTCCGCATCGCTGAGATATTGCACTTGAGCCCGAGTACCGTCACGACGTACCGGGCACGCATCCTGGAAAAAACAGGGATGGACAGCAACGCGAAACTGGCCCGCTATGCCATCGAAAACGGCCTGTTAACTTAGAATACCCTGCCATCCGACGCAGCCGAGTCACTCAATCGTTCTCGGCATCCTCCACTCTCTGCGATAAACGCCCGGGCATCATTGAATCGTCCTGATTGAACTTCAGGTGCTGTTTAACGAACTGTACAGCAATGATGCGCAGCACATGCCCGGCTTCGCCGGATCCAGCCTGCTTGTAGTGGAATCACTACAAGCGTTTGGCCGATATCGCCACAAACAAGTCCTGCTAACGTCGATAGTGGTGGCCGTTCCAATCAAGCATATTTACCTCTCGACAAATTTTCGTCCGCTGCATTCATGTTGAATCAATGTTCAAACTGGAGGGCATCAAGATGATAGGTTATTGGTTGTGTGCGTTGCTGTGGGGTGTGGTGCTGCTGGAGGAGATCCAACTCATGCCCCTTCAAGAATGGAAAGACGAGGGTCTGAAAAAGGTTCTGTTGCTGCGCCGGACCAGGACCCGGACCGGCTACTTTATTGCGTTGATCGCGGGCGCCATGTGCCTTTATAGCGAAATCCTGGTGGCACCGGTCGATCAGAACATTTTCAATCCGGAGCTGATACTTGCCCTGTGTGGTGTTCTTTGGGGTGCTTATCTTTCCGTAGTCTGCATGAAGGGGAAGCGATAGTTTCCTATCTCCATGACTACTGCGGGTATTTGATATTTCACGATCGTCGGCCGGCAGGGGGAACTCCGCCGGTCAGGCGCTCCTCAAGAGTCTTGATTTAGGTTGACTGACTTCCTCAGGGCGTGAAGCAGCCCTTCGCGAAAGGCTGCTTACGACTGTGGATTCAACACACTGGATTTTGTGTAAACGGGGTTTCGGTTAAAACGGCAAATGCAGCACCTTGAGTGCTGCATTCGAGACTTGAGACCGCACATTTCTGTCGGCCGGGGGACGCGCTACACAGATCAGCTTTTGGCGCGATCGGTCGCCTTGGCTTTGCTTTCAGCGACAGCGGCTTCAGTCTTCTGTTTCTGTGCAACCTGGTAGGTTTCCACCGAGACTTTCCGGGCCGACTCCATGCGTGCGAAGGTCTTGTCACCGCCACCGGTGGCCATGGCCAGAGAAGAGGCGGTCAGGGTGGCGACTACGAAGAGAACTTTCATGGATTTCATTTGGGTATCCTCAAGTGAGATTCTGTTAACAGCTAAAAAGCGGAATTCATTTACTGAAACTGAACTTCCTTGTTCAACCTGGCTTCACCATCCAGCCAGGGCGGCGTTTCCTGGTGACCAGGTGCCTCGCTCCATGCGCGCTTCGGTGTCTTTGTTTTTTGCCCAGGCAGTGAGCAGTACCATCATCGCGAATCCACCGACGATGAGAACCGGATAGGCTGCCAGCAACTCCACCAGCGAGTACTTCCAGGCCAGCGGACGACCAACACCGAGCATGGCGGCATAGAACCACGACACGCCAGAGAGGGCGCCCGAGAACAGCGCCAGCATGCGCAGATTGAAGGAGAGTTTCAGTAACGAACCGGCTTTTTTCAGCGCCGGCAATACAGCGCTATGCAACAGGAAGCCGTTAAAGGTCAACAGCACAACGATGCCGATCTTGGCTTGCAGTTTTGGATTGAGGAAATACTCCATCCCCTTGCCGGCATAATCGATCCCGATAATACCAATGCCTGTAATCCAAAGCGCTACAAGTGCAAGCGATACGGTTTTTTGAAGGCTTTCCAGGTGCGCGTCATCATGGTGACCTGACGCATCCCCCTTCAGGAGTTGCTTGACCATTGCAATGTCACTGGTCAAAACCAGTCCAATTGCCACACAGCAGGCGATAAGATGGAAATACACAACGCCCAAACGCACATATTCCACGGTGGACGAAGAAAACATACTAAGTTCCATGGTGACCTCTTGGTTATAATAGTGAATCAACATGGCTCTCAGTACGGCTTGGTTGGTATTTGCCGTTGCTGATTGCCATGAAGATCCAGGAATTTCTATTAATTAATCTTGCGGCGTTACGCTGCCAAGACAATAGCGGGTTTCGCGAATGAACTTTTTAGTCATTCGATCATGTCCATTTTCAGGTAACAAAAAACCTCAATCGCACTTTGTGCATAGGAGGTTTTACTTCCGCTTCTGGGGTCAGGTGAGGGGCCGAGCCCGTGTCACCTGTGGCGTATTCTGAACGAAAAACCCCGGATCCGTTCGTTTTTTGATCAATTGTTCTGACCAACGGCAGTGAAATGGCTAGTCGCTTATTGCCTGCCTGGATAGCGCAGCCAGCACCATTACTGGCTTTGCGGCGAGTTGGGAGGCAGATGAGGGCCGCGCCGATTTTTTTGTCTTTTTTTCCAGATTCCATGGGGAAATCGGGGGGAAACAAGCTGGTCGGCCATAAAAAAGCACCTGGCCGGGTTTACAAACCAGGTCAAGGCACTGCCATTTCCCCCCGAAAAAAAGTGAGGTTCCCCACATGTGGGGGCACCCCACGGAGAAAGACCGATACCGGCAATCGCGTAGTTGCTACTCAAGCAACTGATCAATCAACACCGCATTGGTGTAGATCAAGCTGCCGTCACTCGCTCGGTGTCCGACCAGATGGAACTGTCCGCGTTCGTGCTGCAGATAGACACGCATCTGGCAGTCGGACAAGGGCGCGTATCCCTCGGGCATGATCAGATCCATCGAGTCCATATCGACATCGACCATGGCTTCAGGCTCGTGAGTCTTCTGCAAGCGCTCTTCGGCCTCCTCCAGACGGACATGGAGAGGTCCGTCGACGTAGAAATGGACTTCCCCCATCGGGGTGGACTTTTGGGCGCCGCTGGTTTTGCACCAGCCTTCGATCGTCAGTGCACTCATGACGAAACCTCCCATGTGGATTGTTGGACTCTGTAGCAATCGTCTCTGCTCAATGCCATTACATATGTTTGATGACTACATCAGGGCAGGGTTCGTCTTTTGGCGCCGTTTCTGGCCGATCTCTGCCGTCCGTCATCAGAAATTCAGTATAGCTGGCCGCCGGGCCTCGCTTGCCGACCTCGCGGTACAAGCCGATGGCTCTATACTTCTTACTGACTTTGCCGCCCGGATGGGTGGTATTTGTCAGCCCTGCTTGGACGTCAGTGGCGATGCTTTTGCATAACCAATGAACAACAGGAATAGGATGAAGAGGAAATGGCAATAGCAATTATCCTGATACTAATCGTTATTGCATCCGTGCTATTCCACATACTAGCGCCTTGGCAGGCGACACCGGCAGCATCCAACTGGGGGTCCATAGACACCACCCTGTTCATCACCCTGATCATTAGCGGAATATTTTTCATTGCCATCACGGTATTCATGGCGGTAGCGGTGATGCGCTATCGTCACAAGGAAGGTTCCAGGGCGGCCTACCAGCCAGAAAATAAAAAGCTGGAATTATGGTTGATTATCATTACTTCGGTAGGTATTGCCGGAATGTTGGCGCCAGGCCTGGTTGTCTACAACGATTTCATCCGGGTGCCTAAAGATGCCTACGAACTTGAAGTGGTCGCCCAGCAGTGGCAGTGGGCCTTTCGTTTTCCCGGCCAGGACGGGAAGTTGGGCAAGTCGGATATCAAGCTTGTTGATTCCGCCAATCCCCTCGGTGTTGATCCCAAGGATCCTGCCGGGCAGGACGATGTGCTTGTAATGAATAATGAAGTTCGCCTTCCGCTCGATCGGCCAGTGAAAGTCTTGTTGCGCGCTAAAGATGTTCTGCACGATTTCTATGTACCGCAAATTCGCAGCAAGATGGATATGGTGCCAGGGATGGTGTCGTACTTTTGGTTTACACCGACTAAAACCGGAAAATACGAAGTCCTTTGCGCTGAATTCTGTGGTGTAGGTCATTACAACATGCGCGGCCATATGATCGTGGAAGAGCAGGGCGTCTTCGATCAATGGCTAAAAGGCCAGCCTACTTTTGCGCAGACACTGACCACAGCTGCCAAACCCGTTCGAGACAGCGTGCTGGAAAAAGGCCGCCAGTTGGTCGAACAGTACGGCTGCAAGGCCTGCCATAGCCAGGATGGCAGTGCCAGTCTCGGCCCGGGATGGAAGGATTTGTACGGCCGCACTGAACAGCTTGCCGATGGCACCAGTGTGCTGGTCGATGAGGCCTACCTGAAAGAGTCGATCCTCGATCCGAAGGCCCGACTGGTACAGGGCTATCCGCCGGTCATGGTGGCCTATACTCTCAAGGACGATGAACTGGGTGCCGTCATCGCCCTGATCAAATCACTGGGTGCTGCGGGGCAAGACGACGAACCTTCGACCGGCGAAGCGTCGAGCCCGGGTGAAGACCTGGTGGCGCAGGGACAGCGACTGGCCGGGTCGCTTGGCTGTCTGGCCTGCCACAGTGTCGATGGCAACAAGGGCGTCGGCCCCAGCTGGCAGGGCCTGTATGGCAAGACGCAAACCCTTGCCGACGATACGAGCGTAAAGGTCGATGAGGGCTATATCAAAGAATCGGTTCTTCATCCTAATGCCAAAATCGTCAAGGGCTATGCAGCCGTCATGCCGGCCTTGGCTCCGAGTGACGAGGAGCTGAATGCACTGATCGCTTTTATCAAATCCAAAGCGAATGCTGACGCTGATGCGAACAAGGCGGAGCCAGGGAAGTAGCCGTAAAACAGCCAGGAATACACTGAAACTTCGGCAGGAGGATGACGTGATGGCCTATGCGGAGCAAGCCGAAACAGAGGCACTGCACGAGCCTAAAAGCTTCCTGACCAAATATATCTGGAGTCAGGACCACAAGGTCATAGCCATTCAATATTCCTTGACGGCTTTATTCGTGGGTCTTATCGCCGTGGTGTTGTCCGGCTTGATGCGCATGCAGATAGGCTTCCCCGGTAGTTTGGCGTTCATGGACGCCAGTGCTTACTATCAGGCGATGACCATGCACGGCATGATCATGGTCATTTACTTGCTGACGGCCTTGTTTCTGGGGGGCTTCGGCAACTATCTGATCCCGTTGATGGTGGGCGCCCGCGACATGGTCTTCCCCTACGTCAACATGCTCAGCTACTGGTTTTACCTGGTGGCGGTACTGGTGTTGCTCAGCAGTTTTTTTGTCCCTGGCGGCCCCACAGGTTCCGGCTGGACGCTCTATCCGCCACAGTCCATTACTCAGGGAACACCGGGGGTCGAGTGGGGCATTGTCCTGATGCTCGTCTCACTGGCGATTTTTATTGTCGCGGCCACCATGGGCGGGTTGAACTACGTCACCACGGTGTTGCAGGCGCGCACGCACGGCATGACCTTGTTTCGCATGCCGCTCTCGGTATGGGGCATCTTCATGGCCTCGATCATGGCCTTGCTGGCCTTCCCGGCGTTGTTTGTCAGTGCGGTCATGATGCTGTTCGACAAGCTGTTGGGGACCAGCTTCTTCATGCCGGCGATGATCTCGCTGGGGCAGCAGCTCGATCACCAGGGTGGCAGCCCGATATTGTTCCAGCACCTGTTCTGGTTCTTCGGCCACCCGGAGGTCTACATCGTTGCTCTCCCTGCGTTTGGTCTGGTCTCTGACTTGATCAGTACGCATGCGCGTAAAAATAT includes:
- a CDS encoding co-regulatory protein PtrA N-terminal domain-containing protein codes for the protein MKSMKVLFVVATLTASSLAMATGGGDKTFARMESARKVSVETYQVAQKQKTEAAVAESKAKATDRAKS
- a CDS encoding HAMP domain-containing protein, which produces MATVTTPIEVFDMKTLLTALKALRNGDFTTRMPEDWTGMPGKIADTLNEIIDMAADTATEFERVARLIGKQGKVDERIELPMMKGSWQKIVNSSNALTSDLISPMSEMIRVIGSVAEGNLSQQVPPVLDGLKLRGQFLKSARIVNTMVTRLGSFASEVTRVAREVGTEGILGGQANVKGVSGTWKDLTDSVNDMAANLTTQMRNIAYVTTAVAKGDLGKTITVEVRGEILELKNTINTMVGQLSSFAAEVTRVALEVGTEGKLGGQAEVRGVSGTWRDLTESVNGMAANLTTQVRNLAQVTTAVARGDLGKKITVEAKGEILELKNTINTMVDQLSSFASEVTRVALEVGTEGKLGGQAEVTGVSGTWKDLTNSVNGMAANLTTQVRNIADVTTAVANGDLSRKITAEAKGEILQLKETINTMVDQLSTFADEVTRMAREVGTDGKLGGQARVTGVGGTWKDLTDSVNSMAANLTNQVRNIADVTTAVAKGDLGRKITVEAKGEIMELKNTINTMVDQLNSFAAEVTRVAREVGTEGKLGGQAQVQGVSGTWRDLTENVNFMAANLTSQVRGIAKVVTAVANGDMKKKLTLEAKGEIAELADTINGMTDTLALFSDQVTSVAREVGVEGKLGGQANVPGAAGTWRDLTDNVNGLAANLTNQVRAIADVATAVTKGDLTRYVEVEAKGEVAELKDNVNEMIRNLRETTRQNAEQDWLKSNLAKFNRLLQGQRDLAAVSKMVLSELAPLINAQHGVFYMMNESPPDPAKLKLLSAYAYKGNINVNDEWRLGEGLVGQCAYEKRRILLTDVPANYVAISSGLGAAAPLNIIVLPILFENKVKAVVEMASFTRYSIIHQTFLDQLAESIGIVLNTIEANMRTEELLKQSQSLAQELQRQQEELRQTNEELGDKAGLLAEQKAEVERKNREVEITKLSLEEKAEQLMLTSKYKSEFLSSMSHELRTPLNSLLILARQLSDNAEHNLTPRQVEYAKTIRSAGKDLLELIDEILYLSKIESGTVTLDLNEALFADLHDQIERTFRPVAESRGLTFTIELAPALSPVIWTDEKRLLQVVKNLLSNAFKFTEQGSVKISIAPAVSGWSVDNSELNRADAVVAFVVTDTGIGVSAGKQKLIFEAFQQADTGTSRKYGGTGLGLSISRELAHRLGGELRLIPGEIGKGSTFALYVPLRTPDAQHQTLDESTTEAVPGQVKRDLMPSPSAQIPDDRESVQPGDQVLLMLEGDARFASILLEAAHQKGFRAIVTTRGADALELVERFKPAAITLDPGLTDIDGWSLLEQLKRNFATRHIPVQIISIADDHTRGLRYGAFDYLLKPVTADEIQNALVGIVAFARRETRNLLLIDGNEGSRARILDLLGNTDVKIETTASGAEALKKLAKKRYDCMAINLKLPDASGIRFLEALQEDHAMRELPIVVYGAETLTKPEHERFRTLLGKGVIKAVQSPERILDETALFLHRVVARLPQTQRKMLEKLYAGSDSLEGKKALVVDDDVRNIFALTSVLECNKMLVATAENGRTAIELLQQQPDTDIVLMDIMMPEMDGFETMRQIRTFKRFETLPMIALTAKAMMGDREKCLEAGASDYVSKPVDTDQLLSLMRKWLYR
- a CDS encoding response regulator transcription factor, with product MIDHKIRVLLVDDHSIVRNGVRRMLETAGEIDVTGEAATAQDAMLLVREQDFDVALVDIQLPDKTGLQLLKLMRAEKPKLAVLMLSMHSVEAYALRAIKHGAAGYLTKDISAATLVTAVRKVASGGKHVSPELAEKLVNAIGRGDGAPHEALSDRELEVLKLLASGERIVRIAEILHLSPSTVTTYRARILEKTGMDSNAKLARYAIENGLLT
- the ctaD gene encoding cytochrome c oxidase subunit I; the protein is MAYAEQAETEALHEPKSFLTKYIWSQDHKVIAIQYSLTALFVGLIAVVLSGLMRMQIGFPGSLAFMDASAYYQAMTMHGMIMVIYLLTALFLGGFGNYLIPLMVGARDMVFPYVNMLSYWFYLVAVLVLLSSFFVPGGPTGSGWTLYPPQSITQGTPGVEWGIVLMLVSLAIFIVAATMGGLNYVTTVLQARTHGMTLFRMPLSVWGIFMASIMALLAFPALFVSAVMMLFDKLLGTSFFMPAMISLGQQLDHQGGSPILFQHLFWFFGHPEVYIVALPAFGLVSDLISTHARKNIFGYRMMVWAIIAIGVLSFVVWAHHMYVSGMNPYFGFFFAVTTLVIAVPTALKVYNWVLTLWRGDIHLTVPMLFALAFIVTFLVGGLTGLFLGNVIVDIPLSDTYFVVAHFHMVMGVAPVLVVFGGIYHWFPKVTGRMLNDTLGKLHFWITFLGTYAIFFPMHYLGFQGMPRRYYAYENYAFIPQSAQDLNAFITVIALTVGVSQLLFVFNLAWSTFKGKPAGSNPWSAASLEWQTPNTPPKHGNWGERLPVVHRWAYDYSVPGIEQDFVPQTVSAEELEHMRQLSAGTKADIKT
- a CDS encoding cytochrome c oxidase subunit II, with amino-acid sequence MAIAIILILIVIASVLFHILAPWQATPAASNWGSIDTTLFITLIISGIFFIAITVFMAVAVMRYRHKEGSRAAYQPENKKLELWLIIITSVGIAGMLAPGLVVYNDFIRVPKDAYELEVVAQQWQWAFRFPGQDGKLGKSDIKLVDSANPLGVDPKDPAGQDDVLVMNNEVRLPLDRPVKVLLRAKDVLHDFYVPQIRSKMDMVPGMVSYFWFTPTKTGKYEVLCAEFCGVGHYNMRGHMIVEEQGVFDQWLKGQPTFAQTLTTAAKPVRDSVLEKGRQLVEQYGCKACHSQDGSASLGPGWKDLYGRTEQLADGTSVLVDEAYLKESILDPKARLVQGYPPVMVAYTLKDDELGAVIALIKSLGAAGQDDEPSTGEASSPGEDLVAQGQRLAGSLGCLACHSVDGNKGVGPSWQGLYGKTQTLADDTSVKVDEGYIKESVLHPNAKIVKGYAAVMPALAPSDEELNALIAFIKSKANADADANKAEPGK